A genome region from Geminicoccus roseus DSM 18922 includes the following:
- the thrC gene encoding threonine synthase, translating into MVAYISTRGGAGVRQFEDVLLAGLAEDGGLFLPIATPKLTPDVWQSLKGRSYAETAEIVLWPFLEGTIEHGVFRTMVAQTYATFTHAATAPLTQIGPDDWLLELFHGPTLAFKDFALQLLARVFEHVLDRRGETITIVGATSGDTGSAALAACAGRANMRIVILHPEGRVSEVQRRQMTTVMADNVVNIAVQGTFDDCQALVKQMFNDKGFRDEHRLAAINSINWFRLAAQAVYYAYAAVRLGGLERPLAFSVPTGNFGDVYAGTIARAMGLPVHRLVAATNSNDIVARFLETGSYAKGNVMPTTSPSMDIQVASNFERLLFELEDRDPERLRAQMERFAKEGRLEVEADRVQRIRRLLAGHAVDEAAVAATMREVFATTGEVIDPHTAVGVAAARAVIPDGDATRVTLATAHPAKFPDAVEAAIGRRPELPGWMADLYGRDERFTVLPADLRSIQDHIRRTA; encoded by the coding sequence ATGGTCGCCTATATCAGCACGCGCGGTGGCGCCGGCGTGCGCCAGTTCGAGGACGTGCTGCTGGCCGGCCTCGCCGAGGATGGCGGCCTGTTCCTGCCGATCGCGACGCCGAAGCTGACGCCGGACGTCTGGCAGTCCCTCAAGGGCCGTTCCTACGCCGAAACCGCCGAGATCGTTCTCTGGCCGTTCCTGGAGGGCACCATCGAGCATGGGGTCTTCCGGACGATGGTGGCGCAGACCTATGCGACCTTCACCCATGCCGCGACGGCGCCGCTGACCCAGATCGGTCCGGACGACTGGCTGCTCGAGCTGTTCCATGGGCCCACCCTGGCGTTCAAGGACTTCGCGCTGCAGCTGCTGGCGCGGGTGTTCGAGCATGTCCTGGATAGGCGCGGCGAGACCATTACCATCGTCGGCGCCACCTCGGGCGACACCGGCTCGGCGGCCCTGGCGGCCTGTGCCGGCCGCGCCAACATGCGGATCGTCATCCTGCATCCCGAGGGGCGCGTCTCCGAGGTGCAGCGCCGGCAGATGACCACGGTCATGGCCGACAACGTCGTCAACATCGCGGTGCAGGGCACGTTCGACGACTGCCAGGCGCTCGTGAAGCAGATGTTCAACGATAAGGGCTTCCGGGACGAGCACCGCCTGGCGGCGATCAACTCGATCAACTGGTTCCGCCTGGCGGCGCAGGCCGTCTACTACGCCTACGCGGCAGTGCGGCTGGGCGGGCTGGAGCGCCCGCTGGCCTTTTCCGTGCCGACCGGCAACTTCGGCGATGTCTATGCTGGCACGATCGCCCGGGCGATGGGCCTGCCGGTCCATCGGCTGGTGGCGGCCACCAACAGCAACGACATCGTGGCGCGCTTCCTGGAGACGGGCAGCTACGCCAAGGGCAACGTGATGCCCACGACCAGCCCGTCCATGGACATCCAGGTCGCCAGCAATTTCGAGCGCCTGCTGTTCGAGCTGGAGGATCGTGATCCGGAGCGCCTGCGGGCGCAGATGGAGCGGTTCGCTAAGGAAGGCCGCCTGGAGGTCGAGGCCGACCGCGTGCAGCGCATCCGGCGGCTCCTGGCTGGCCATGCCGTCGACGAGGCGGCGGTGGCGGCGACCATGAGGGAGGTGTTCGCCACGACCGGCGAGGTGATCGACCCGCATACCGCCGTGGGCGTCGCTGCAGCCCGCGCGGTGATCCCCGACGGCGACGCCACCCGGGTCACCCTGGCGACCGCCCATCCGGCCAAGTTTCCCGACGCGGTGGAGGCGGCGATCGGCCGCCGTCCGGAACTGCCGGGTTGGATGGCCGATCTCTATGGGCGCGACGAGCGCTTCACCGTGCTGCCAGCCGATCTGCGCAGCATCCAGGACCATATCCGCAGGACGGCATGA
- a CDS encoding carboxypeptidase M32 — MPQAYAELQDRFARIANVEGALAVLSWDAAVIMPKGGAEGRGEQTAVLKRFAHDLVTAPEMVDLLRRAADEQLDDWQAANLAEMTRRHVQATATPPALVEAIARATTACEMTWREARANSRFADLQPSLEEVVRLTREQAQALADRQGLTPYDALLDLYEAGLRSATIDPIFARLGDELPAISQSALDRQPAAIGLSGPFPVERQKALATELMGAIGFDFDQGRLDESAHPFSGGIPGDVRITTRYEEDDFLQAMMGVLHELGHALYTAGQPKAWRHQPVGDARGMIVHESQSLFMEMQASRSRPFTAHLAERARAVFGRKDDPALTAGNLSALVNRVEKGFIRVDADETTYPLHIVLRWRLEKAMIAGDLAVADLPGAWNEGMEELLGIVPPDDRRGCLQDIHWPVGAFGYFPCYTLGALMAAQLFRAMLKDIPDAHEQLAEGSFRAILPWLRSNVHEQGCRFTYDQLLARITGETLGPDAFLDHLRARYLSGH; from the coding sequence GTGCCGCAAGCCTACGCTGAGCTGCAGGATCGCTTCGCCCGCATCGCCAACGTCGAGGGTGCCCTGGCCGTCCTGTCCTGGGATGCCGCGGTGATCATGCCGAAGGGCGGTGCCGAGGGACGCGGCGAGCAGACCGCGGTGCTCAAGCGGTTCGCCCATGACCTGGTGACCGCTCCCGAGATGGTCGACCTTCTGCGGCGCGCCGCGGACGAGCAGCTGGACGACTGGCAGGCTGCCAACCTCGCCGAGATGACCCGGCGGCATGTCCAGGCGACCGCCACGCCGCCAGCCCTGGTGGAAGCGATCGCCCGGGCGACCACCGCGTGCGAGATGACCTGGCGGGAGGCGCGGGCGAACAGCCGGTTCGCCGACCTACAGCCGTCGCTGGAGGAGGTGGTCCGGCTCACCCGGGAGCAGGCGCAGGCCCTGGCGGACCGGCAGGGGCTGACACCCTATGACGCGCTGCTGGATCTCTACGAGGCGGGACTGCGCAGCGCGACGATCGACCCGATCTTCGCCCGGCTGGGCGACGAGCTTCCGGCGATCTCGCAATCGGCGCTGGACCGGCAACCGGCGGCGATCGGGCTGAGCGGGCCATTCCCTGTGGAGCGCCAGAAGGCGCTGGCCACCGAACTGATGGGCGCGATCGGCTTCGACTTCGACCAGGGCCGGCTCGACGAGAGCGCGCATCCGTTCTCCGGCGGGATTCCCGGCGACGTGCGGATCACCACCCGCTACGAGGAAGATGATTTCCTCCAGGCGATGATGGGCGTGCTGCACGAGCTGGGGCATGCGCTCTACACCGCCGGACAGCCGAAGGCGTGGCGCCACCAGCCGGTGGGCGATGCCCGCGGTATGATCGTGCACGAGAGCCAGTCCCTGTTCATGGAGATGCAGGCCAGCCGTTCCCGCCCGTTCACCGCCCATCTGGCCGAACGGGCGCGGGCGGTATTCGGGCGCAAGGATGATCCGGCGCTGACGGCCGGCAATCTGAGCGCGCTGGTGAACCGGGTGGAGAAGGGCTTCATCCGGGTCGACGCGGACGAGACCACCTATCCCCTGCACATCGTCCTGCGCTGGCGCCTGGAGAAGGCGATGATCGCCGGCGATCTGGCGGTCGCGGACCTGCCGGGGGCGTGGAACGAGGGCATGGAGGAACTACTCGGCATCGTCCCGCCGGACGACCGGCGCGGCTGCCTGCAGGACATCCACTGGCCGGTCGGTGCGTTCGGCTATTTCCCGTGCTACACGCTGGGTGCGCTGATGGCCGCCCAGCTGTTCCGGGCGATGCTGAAGGACATCCCGGATGCCCACGAGCAGCTGGCGGAAGGCTCGTTCCGGGCGATCCTGCCCTGGCTGCGGTCCAACGTGCACGAGCAGGGCTGCCGGTTCACCTACGACCAGCTCCTGGCGCGCATCACCGGGGAGACGCTGGGGCCGGACGCCTTCCTGGATCACCTGCGCGCGCGCTACTTGAGCGGTCACTGA
- a CDS encoding COX15/CtaA family protein, with amino-acid sequence MNALRRTAGLTAILIFGMIVLGGVVRTTNSGLSCPDWPTCYGYWLPLPSLLEQVPNMGYEYYQVMLEWVHRLIGGVVLGPLVLVVAFLGWRHRAAHPRLAVSVVLMVLLLLVQGLLGGLTVLDRNSPWSVAIHLGNALILLVIAVGIHDAARTRAPTAAAAPGWIRPTALAAMVTALLAMMSAAITAKSGASLACYTWPSCNGGLVPDWSDGGEVIHMIHRYLAAAFAVSLVVLLVGCLRDGRVPQEVRRQSMITAILVCIQIMFGALVIVLEVPIWKAVLHQATGVLTFALVADLFWRARSTAAAASYHLSGGLGAASLR; translated from the coding sequence ATGAACGCGCTGCGTCGCACCGCTGGCCTCACCGCGATCCTCATCTTCGGGATGATCGTGCTGGGCGGCGTGGTTCGCACCACCAATAGCGGCCTGTCCTGCCCGGACTGGCCGACCTGCTACGGCTACTGGCTGCCGCTGCCTTCGCTCCTCGAGCAGGTTCCCAACATGGGCTACGAGTACTACCAGGTGATGCTGGAATGGGTGCACCGCCTGATCGGCGGCGTCGTCCTGGGTCCGCTGGTGCTGGTGGTGGCCTTCCTGGGCTGGCGGCACCGTGCGGCCCATCCCCGCCTCGCTGTGTCAGTGGTCCTGATGGTCCTTCTGCTGCTGGTGCAGGGGCTGCTCGGCGGCCTGACCGTGCTTGACCGCAACAGCCCGTGGTCGGTGGCGATCCATCTGGGCAACGCGCTGATCCTGCTGGTGATCGCCGTGGGCATCCATGACGCTGCCCGGACGCGGGCCCCGACCGCGGCCGCGGCACCGGGCTGGATCCGTCCCACCGCGCTGGCCGCCATGGTGACGGCGCTGCTGGCGATGATGTCGGCGGCGATCACCGCCAAGTCCGGCGCTTCGCTCGCCTGCTACACCTGGCCCAGCTGCAATGGCGGGCTGGTTCCGGACTGGAGCGATGGCGGCGAGGTGATCCACATGATCCACCGCTACCTCGCGGCAGCCTTCGCCGTCTCGCTGGTGGTCCTCTTGGTGGGCTGCCTGCGCGATGGCCGGGTTCCGCAGGAGGTGCGCCGCCAGAGCATGATCACCGCCATCCTGGTCTGCATTCAGATCATGTTCGGCGCGCTGGTGATCGTGCTGGAGGTCCCAATCTGGAAAGCGGTGTTGCATCAGGCGACCGGCGTGCTCACCTTCGCCCTGGTCGCCGACCTGTTCTGGCGTGCGCGAAGCACGGCCGCGGCCGCCTCGTACCACTTGTCCGGAGGCCTCGGTGCCGCAAGCCTACGCTGA
- a CDS encoding SURF1 family protein has translation MRRFRPRPLPTVITLVVLLILASLGTWQVQRLQWKNDLLQRMEERTTAEPVLLDEVRLDDPAAVAWRRVRVVGRFLASPGPPELYGVESHGGQLGSRLLGAVETADGRTLLVDRGFTPEASVPPAPPGGQVELDAILRDRSEDQQTWFLPDNDPATGHWFWIDLAELGRIFGRPLEPVALQLLPGSPGATVQAKPPRLDLPNNHLGYAITWYGLALALLLVYLVFSSERTDPRS, from the coding sequence ATGCGTCGCTTCCGGCCCCGGCCGCTTCCCACCGTCATCACCCTGGTCGTTCTTCTGATCCTGGCGAGCCTCGGCACCTGGCAGGTGCAGCGCCTGCAGTGGAAGAACGACCTGCTGCAGAGGATGGAGGAACGGACCACGGCGGAGCCGGTCCTGCTGGACGAGGTCCGGCTGGACGATCCCGCCGCCGTTGCCTGGCGGCGGGTCCGGGTGGTCGGCCGGTTCCTGGCGTCTCCCGGTCCGCCGGAACTGTACGGGGTGGAGAGCCATGGCGGCCAGCTGGGCAGCCGCCTGCTCGGCGCTGTCGAGACCGCGGACGGCCGGACCCTGCTGGTGGACCGCGGCTTCACCCCGGAAGCCTCCGTGCCTCCGGCGCCGCCGGGAGGCCAGGTGGAACTCGATGCCATCCTGCGTGACCGCAGCGAAGACCAGCAGACCTGGTTCCTGCCGGACAACGACCCGGCGACCGGCCACTGGTTCTGGATCGACCTTGCGGAGCTTGGCCGGATCTTCGGCCGGCCGCTGGAGCCTGTCGCGCTGCAACTGCTGCCGGGATCGCCGGGTGCCACCGTGCAGGCCAAGCCACCTCGCCTCGACCTGCCCAACAACCACCTGGGCTATGCGATCACCTGGTACGGGCTCGCTCTCGCCCTTCTCCTGGTCTACCTCGTTTTTTCGTCGGAACGGACGGATCCAAGATCATGA
- a CDS encoding DUF983 domain-containing protein codes for MAGLYGRCPACGEGRLFEGFLTVRRRCDVCGADLSGQDSGDGPVAFIVLIVGCIVVFGALFAELAWEWPIWLHMLVWLPLTVVLVLAIMRPAKAMLIALQYRHRRDDFDRGS; via the coding sequence GTGGCTGGCCTGTATGGCCGCTGTCCGGCCTGCGGCGAGGGCAGGCTGTTCGAGGGGTTCCTGACGGTCCGGCGCCGCTGCGATGTCTGCGGCGCCGATCTGTCCGGCCAGGACAGCGGCGACGGCCCCGTCGCCTTCATCGTCCTCATCGTCGGCTGCATCGTGGTCTTCGGCGCCCTGTTCGCCGAACTGGCCTGGGAATGGCCGATCTGGCTGCACATGCTGGTCTGGCTGCCGCTCACCGTCGTATTGGTGCTGGCGATCATGCGGCCGGCCAAGGCCATGCTGATCGCGCTCCAGTACCGGCACCGCCGCGACGACTTCGACCGCGGCTCCTGA
- a CDS encoding cytochrome c oxidase subunit 3, with the protein MAASTDVAHHDHEKPNHPYHLVDPSPWPFVGAFSGLLFVVGLTTWMHDVTGWPVILGLGVVALLYTMFGWWRDVIKESRRGDHTAPVNFGLRLGMALFITSEVLFFFAFFWAFFWGAIYPPMLVPQTWPPAGIEPIPAFDIPFLNTLILLLSGTTVTWAHHCIREGDNRTAAKALWLTVLLGAIFTCFQVYEYVHAVHEGLTIKSGIFGSSFYMATGFHGFHVFVGTSFLLVCAIRATTLQFLPEKHVGLEAAAWYWHFVDVVWLLLFVCVYWWGGSISWATTTSW; encoded by the coding sequence ATGGCGGCCAGCACGGACGTGGCGCATCACGACCACGAGAAACCCAATCATCCCTATCATCTGGTCGATCCGAGCCCGTGGCCGTTCGTGGGTGCGTTCTCGGGCCTGCTGTTCGTGGTGGGCCTGACCACCTGGATGCACGATGTCACCGGCTGGCCGGTGATCCTGGGCCTGGGCGTCGTGGCGCTGCTCTACACGATGTTCGGCTGGTGGCGCGACGTCATCAAGGAGTCGCGGCGCGGCGACCACACGGCGCCGGTGAACTTCGGCCTGCGCCTGGGCATGGCCCTGTTCATCACCTCCGAGGTGCTGTTCTTCTTCGCCTTTTTCTGGGCGTTCTTCTGGGGCGCGATCTACCCGCCGATGCTGGTTCCGCAGACCTGGCCGCCGGCTGGGATCGAGCCGATCCCGGCGTTCGACATCCCCTTCCTCAACACGCTGATCCTGCTGCTGTCGGGCACCACGGTGACCTGGGCGCATCATTGCATCCGCGAGGGTGACAACCGGACCGCGGCCAAGGCTCTCTGGCTGACCGTGCTGCTGGGCGCGATCTTCACCTGCTTCCAGGTCTACGAATATGTCCACGCCGTCCACGAGGGCCTGACGATCAAGTCCGGCATTTTCGGGTCGAGCTTCTATATGGCGACCGGCTTCCACGGCTTCCACGTCTTCGTCGGCACGTCGTTCCTGCTGGTCTGCGCCATCCGGGCGACGACCCTGCAGTTCCTGCCCGAGAAGCATGTCGGTCTGGAGGCGGCTGCCTGGTACTGGCACTTCGTCGACGTCGTCTGGCTCCTCCTGTTCGTTTGCGTCTACTGGTGGGGCGGCAGCATCTCCTGGGCTACGACCACCAGTTGGTGA
- a CDS encoding cytochrome c oxidase assembly protein, whose translation MTVSNVRVGLVCASVIAGMVGLTAASVPLYNLFCQVTGYGGTTQRAEAAPREVSDTEVTVFFNADLAADMPWEFKPAQRSVKMRLGEEKLVFYTAENLTREPIAGTATFNVTPFAAGPHFLKIECFCFTEQVLQPGEKVDMPVSFYVDPSILDDVEAQDIREITLSYTFFKDAEETRKLSVKASDPATGNSPVTPAG comes from the coding sequence ATGACGGTCTCGAACGTCCGGGTCGGCCTGGTGTGTGCCTCGGTCATCGCCGGCATGGTCGGGCTGACGGCCGCCTCCGTCCCGCTCTACAACCTGTTCTGCCAGGTGACCGGCTATGGCGGCACCACCCAGCGCGCCGAGGCAGCACCCCGCGAGGTGTCCGACACCGAGGTGACGGTGTTCTTCAACGCCGACCTGGCGGCGGACATGCCCTGGGAGTTCAAGCCGGCGCAGCGGTCGGTCAAGATGCGCCTGGGCGAGGAGAAGCTGGTCTTCTACACGGCCGAGAACCTCACCCGGGAGCCGATCGCCGGGACGGCCACGTTCAACGTGACGCCGTTCGCGGCGGGTCCCCATTTCTTGAAGATCGAGTGCTTCTGCTTCACCGAGCAGGTTCTGCAGCCGGGCGAGAAGGTGGACATGCCGGTGTCGTTCTACGTCGATCCGTCGATCCTGGACGACGTCGAGGCCCAGGATATTCGCGAGATCACTTTGTCCTACACGTTCTTCAAGGACGCTGAAGAGACACGTAAGCTGTCGGTCAAGGCTTCCGATCCGGCAACGGGCAATTCACCGGTGACACCGGCGGGCTGA
- a CDS encoding heme o synthase, which translates to MAVSLRATGTTLEEAPASSARDFITLMKPNVMQLVVFTGAVGLFLAPGTLHPLLMAVTLLAILVGAGASAAINNWYDVDIDTRMARTRNRPTAAGRIAAEDALGFGVVMAILSVMVLGLATNWLAAGLLAFTIGFYVFVYTMWLKRRTPQNIVIGGAAGALPPVVAWAAVTGTVDLLPVLMFLIVFLWTPPHFWALALYRSGDYAKVGVPMLPVVAGAEHTRDQILWYTVALGVVTLLPTLTGQLGLVYGVLALALSGEFLRRAVQLRRSRSDVVAMRLFRFSIIYLFAVFLAMVVDRILPLVLP; encoded by the coding sequence ATGGCGGTGAGCCTGCGGGCAACCGGGACGACGCTGGAGGAGGCACCCGCCTCCTCCGCGCGCGACTTTATCACGCTGATGAAGCCGAACGTGATGCAGCTCGTGGTGTTCACGGGCGCGGTCGGCTTGTTTCTGGCGCCCGGCACCCTGCATCCGTTGCTGATGGCGGTCACCCTGCTGGCGATCCTTGTGGGCGCCGGCGCCTCGGCCGCGATCAACAACTGGTACGATGTCGACATCGACACGCGGATGGCGCGGACCCGCAACCGTCCCACCGCTGCCGGCCGGATCGCCGCCGAGGACGCTCTTGGCTTCGGCGTCGTCATGGCGATCCTGTCGGTGATGGTGCTGGGGCTGGCCACCAACTGGCTGGCCGCCGGCCTGCTCGCCTTCACGATCGGCTTCTACGTCTTCGTGTACACGATGTGGCTCAAGCGGCGGACCCCGCAGAACATCGTGATCGGCGGCGCCGCAGGCGCCCTGCCGCCCGTGGTGGCATGGGCCGCTGTCACCGGCACGGTGGACCTGCTCCCCGTGCTGATGTTCCTGATCGTGTTTCTTTGGACCCCGCCGCATTTCTGGGCTCTGGCCCTTTATCGGAGCGGCGACTACGCCAAGGTCGGCGTGCCGATGCTGCCGGTCGTGGCCGGTGCGGAGCACACCCGGGACCAGATCCTCTGGTACACGGTGGCGCTGGGCGTGGTGACGCTCCTGCCCACGCTGACCGGCCAGCTCGGTTTGGTCTACGGCGTGCTCGCCCTCGCCCTGTCCGGGGAGTTCCTCCGCCGGGCCGTGCAATTGCGGCGCAGCCGCAGCGATGTCGTGGCCATGCGGCTGTTCCGGTTCTCGATCATCTACCTGTTCGCCGTGTTCCTGGCGATGGTCGTCGACCGCATCCTGCCGCTGGTGCTGCCGTGA